The sequence below is a genomic window from Streptomyces sudanensis.
CCGGTACCGAGCGCCCCCGGGCGGTGGCGATTGCCGGGGAATTGCCGGACGGGTGCCGGCTCGAAACCCCGGAACGGCGTCGGCGGATGTCCCAGGGGAACCTCGGCGGATGCCGGAGGAGGAAAAGGCCGCCTTTCCCGCTGTGATGCGGCACACGATCCGGACGGACGCCACTGCCGCGAAGGCGGCGGCACACCGGACACCGGGGGCGAATATCCGGAAGACGGAAGATGTTCCCTGTTTCGTCAGGTCGAATTTCCACACGTTCACCTCGCGTACGGCGACGGTCTTTGCGAGGCGTCGACGGGGTCTTGCGGAGACCTTCGCAGGGGTTTCGCGAAGTCGTCGCCGGGCGCGTCAGCCGGCCTGGAACCGCCCCGGAATGACCCGGCCCCGGAACCACTCGGCCTCCGAGCGCCTCGGCGCGTCCGGCCCGCGCTCAAGCCCGGCCCATGCTCAAGTCCGGCCCATGTCCACGCCCGGCCCATGTCCACGCCCGATCCGTGTCCACGCCCGATCCGCGTCCACATCCGGCCCGCGTCCACATCCGGCCCGTGCTCGTGTCGAGCCGGACGCCGCGCCGGATGCGCCGCAGGCGGAGAAGGACGTGGCGGAAAAGCCGCCGAATCCCGGGAGAACCGGCCGAATCCCTTCGCTCACGCCGCCCTCCGCACCGAACCGGGCCGCATGCCCGGCGCTCCCGCCCGGCAGCGGGGCCCGCCCCGGCGGNCCCNGGGACCGGCGGGCACCCGCCCGTCCCCCTNCNGGTGNNTANNNNATCCCCGTCCCCCTCCCCGGTGGTTCAGTCCTCGCCGCCGCCGAGCAGGTCGACCCGTACGTCGGAGGGGAAGCCGCTGGTCGGGCCGGTCCGGCGGGCGAATTCCCGGACGCCGGCGAGCTGGTCGGCGCCGAAGCGGAAGTCGAGCGTGGTGAAGTACCGTTCCAGCAGCTCCGCGTCGAACGCCTCCCAGCGCGCGGCCTGCTCGGCGACCTTGGCGACCTCCTCCAGCGACAGGTCCCGCGACGCGAGGAACGCCTCGTGCACCTCCCGTACGACGCCGGGCTCGCGTTCCAGGTAGTCGCGCCGCACGGCCCACACCGCGAAGACGAACGGCAGCCCGGTCCACTCCTTCCACATCAGTCCCAGGTCGTGGACCTGGAGGCCGAGGCGCGGCGCGTCGTGCAGGGAGGCGCGCAGCGCGGCGTCGCCGATGAGGACGGCCGCCTCCGCCTCCTGCATCATCAGGCCCAGGTCGGGGGGGCAGGTGTAGTAGTCGGGGGTGACGCCGTACCGCTCGGCGAGCAGCAGCTGCGCGAGGCGCACCGAGGTGCGGGAGGTGGAGCCCAGCGCGACCCGGGCCCCGTCCAGCTGGTCCAGGGGCCGCTGGGAGACGATCACGCAGGACATGACGGGCCCGTCGCAGCCCACCGCCAGGTCGGGGAAGGCGACCAGCCGGTCGGCGTGGCGCAGGTACTCCACGAGGGTGATCGGCCCGATGTCGAGGTCGCCCTCGACGAGCTGCTCGCTGAGCCGTTCGGGGGTGTCCTTGGTCAGTTCCAGGTCGAGCAG
It includes:
- a CDS encoding menaquinone biosynthetic enzyme MqnA/MqnD family protein, with protein sequence MDTSRRTRPRVGHIQFLNCLPLYWGLARTGTLLDLELTKDTPERLSEQLVEGDLDIGPITLVEYLRHADRLVAFPDLAVGCDGPVMSCVIVSQRPLDQLDGARVALGSTSRTSVRLAQLLLAERYGVTPDYYTCPPDLGLMMQEAEAAVLIGDAALRASLHDAPRLGLQVHDLGLMWKEWTGLPFVFAVWAVRRDYLEREPGVVREVHEAFLASRDLSLEEVAKVAEQAARWEAFDAELLERYFTTLDFRFGADQLAGVREFARRTGPTSGFPSDVRVDLLGGGED